Proteins from a genomic interval of Toxotes jaculatrix isolate fToxJac2 chromosome 5, fToxJac2.pri, whole genome shotgun sequence:
- the LOC121182421 gene encoding S-adenosylhomocysteine hydrolase-like protein 1 isoform X4: MKKVYSLVNITKAKDQEAVQSICIKQIQFTDQKQEFNKRPTKTGRRSLSRSISQSSTDSYSSVCSDSSEDESSPKDKLQKTSKGLSDFCIKNIKQADFGRREIEIAEQEMPALMVLRKRAGGEKPLAGAKVVGCTHITAQTAVLIETLCALGAQCRWAACNIFSTQNAVAAALAEGGTSVFAWRGESEDDFWWCIDQCVGAETWQPNMILDDGGDLTHWIYKKYPSLFKKIKGIVEESVTGVYRLYQLSKAGRLCVPAMNVNDSVTKQKFDNLYCCKESILDGLKRTTDVMFGGKQVVVCGYGEVGKGCCAALKALGAVVYVTEVDPICALQACMDGFRLIKLSEVVRQVDMVITCTGNKNVVGREHLDRMKNGCIVCNMGHSNTEIDLVSLRTSELRWERVRPQVDHVIWPDGKRIVLLAEGRLLNLSCSTVPSFVLSITATTQALALIELYNAPEGRYKHDVYLLPKKMDEYVASLHLPTFDAHLTELTDDQAKYLGISKNGPFKPNYYR; encoded by the exons CAAATACAGTTCACTGACCAGAAGCAAGAATTCAACAAACGTCCCACCAAGACAGGTCGACGCTCTCTATCTCGCTCCATCTCACAGTCGTCCACAGATAGCTACAGTTCAG TGTGCAGTGACAGCTCTGAGGATGAATCTTCTCCCAAAGACAAGCTTCAGAAGACCTCCAAGGGCCTTTCCGACTTCTGcatcaaaaacatcaagcaGGCTGATTTCGGACGCAGAGAAATAGAAATCGCAGAGCAAG AGATGCCAGCACTGATGGTGCTGAGGAAAAGAGCAGGTGGGGAGAAACCTCTGGCTGGAGCCAAGGTTGTGGGCtgcacacacatcactgcacaGACAGCG GTGTTGATTGAGACTCTGTGTGCGTTGGGGGCTCAGTGTCGCTGGGCAGCCTGTAACATCTTCTCCACTCAGAACGCTGTTGCAGCTGCTCTGGCTGAAGGAG GCACCTCAGTGTTTGCGTGGAGAGGAGAATCAGAGGACGACTTCTGGTGGTGCATCGACCAATGTGTCGGTGCCGAGACCTGGCAGCCCAACATG ATTCTGGATGACGGTGGTGACCTGACCCACTGGATCTATAAGAAGTACCCGAGTCTGTTCAAGAAGATCAAAGGCATCGTGGAGGAAAGCGTTACAGGCGTCTATCG GTTGTACCAGCTGTCAAAGGCGGGCAGACTGTGTGTCCCGGCAATGAACGTTAATGACTCAGTGACCAAGCAGAAATTTGACAACCTCTACTGCTGCAAGGAGTCCATACTGGATGG GTTGAAGCGAACCACTGACGTCATGTTTGGAGGAAAACAGGTGGTAGTGTGTGGATATGGTGAG GTTGGAAAAGGTTGCTGCGCTGCCCTGAAAGCACTGGGTGCTGTTGTATACGTTACAGAAGTGGATCCCATTTGTGCCCTTCAGGCTTG CATGGATGGCTTCAGACTGATTAAACTGAGTGAGGTGGTCAGGCAGGTAGACATGGTCATCACCTGCACAG gCAACAAAAATGTGGTGGGGAGGGAACATCTGGACAGAATGAAGAACGGCTGCATAGTTTGCAACATGGGTCATTCCAACACTGAGATAGATTTG GTGAGTCTGCGGACCTCAGAGCTGAGGTGGGAGCGTGTGAGGCCTCAGGTGGACCACGTTATCTGGCCTGATGGCAAGAGAATTGTCCTGCTGGCTGAG gGCCGTTTGCTGAATCTAAGCTGCTCCACAGTGCCATCATTTGTCCTCTCCATCACTGCCACAACTCAG gcCCTGGCTCTCATAGAGCTGTACAACGCTCCTGAGGGACGATACAAACATGACGTCTACCTGCTGCCAAAGAAGATGG ATGAATATGTGGCCAGTCTTCACCTGCCCACATTTGACGCTCACCTCACAGAACTGACTGATGATCAGGCCAAGTACCTGGGCATCAGCAAAAACGGGCCCTTCAAACCCAACTACTACAGGTGA
- the LOC121182421 gene encoding S-adenosylhomocysteine hydrolase-like protein 1 isoform X3 gives MKKVYSLVNITKAKDQEAVQSICIKQIQFTDQKQEFNKRPTKTGRRSLSRSISQSSTDSYSSVCSDSSEDESSPKDKLQKTSKGLSDFCIKNIKQADFGRREIEIAEQEMPALMVLRKRAGGEKPLAGAKVVGCTHITAQTAVLIETLCALGAQCRWAACNIFSTQNAVAAALAEGGTSVFAWRGESEDDFWWCIDQCVGAETWQPNMILDDGGDLTHWIYKKYPSLFKKIKGIVEESVTGVYRLYQLSKAGRLCVPAMNVNDSVTKQKFDNLYCCKESILDGLKRTTDVMFGGKQVVVCGYGEVGKGCCAALKALGAVVYVTEVDPICALQACMDGFRLIKLSEVVRQVDMVITCTGNKNVVGREHLDRMKNGCIVCNMGHSNTEIDLVSLRTSELRWERVRPQVDHVIWPDGKRIVLLAEGRLLNLSCSTVPSFVLSITATTQALALIELYNAPEGRYKHDVYLLPKKMDEYVASLHLPTFDAHLTELTDDQAKYLGISKNGPFKPNYYRY, from the exons CAAATACAGTTCACTGACCAGAAGCAAGAATTCAACAAACGTCCCACCAAGACAGGTCGACGCTCTCTATCTCGCTCCATCTCACAGTCGTCCACAGATAGCTACAGTTCAG TGTGCAGTGACAGCTCTGAGGATGAATCTTCTCCCAAAGACAAGCTTCAGAAGACCTCCAAGGGCCTTTCCGACTTCTGcatcaaaaacatcaagcaGGCTGATTTCGGACGCAGAGAAATAGAAATCGCAGAGCAAG AGATGCCAGCACTGATGGTGCTGAGGAAAAGAGCAGGTGGGGAGAAACCTCTGGCTGGAGCCAAGGTTGTGGGCtgcacacacatcactgcacaGACAGCG GTGTTGATTGAGACTCTGTGTGCGTTGGGGGCTCAGTGTCGCTGGGCAGCCTGTAACATCTTCTCCACTCAGAACGCTGTTGCAGCTGCTCTGGCTGAAGGAG GCACCTCAGTGTTTGCGTGGAGAGGAGAATCAGAGGACGACTTCTGGTGGTGCATCGACCAATGTGTCGGTGCCGAGACCTGGCAGCCCAACATG ATTCTGGATGACGGTGGTGACCTGACCCACTGGATCTATAAGAAGTACCCGAGTCTGTTCAAGAAGATCAAAGGCATCGTGGAGGAAAGCGTTACAGGCGTCTATCG GTTGTACCAGCTGTCAAAGGCGGGCAGACTGTGTGTCCCGGCAATGAACGTTAATGACTCAGTGACCAAGCAGAAATTTGACAACCTCTACTGCTGCAAGGAGTCCATACTGGATGG GTTGAAGCGAACCACTGACGTCATGTTTGGAGGAAAACAGGTGGTAGTGTGTGGATATGGTGAG GTTGGAAAAGGTTGCTGCGCTGCCCTGAAAGCACTGGGTGCTGTTGTATACGTTACAGAAGTGGATCCCATTTGTGCCCTTCAGGCTTG CATGGATGGCTTCAGACTGATTAAACTGAGTGAGGTGGTCAGGCAGGTAGACATGGTCATCACCTGCACAG gCAACAAAAATGTGGTGGGGAGGGAACATCTGGACAGAATGAAGAACGGCTGCATAGTTTGCAACATGGGTCATTCCAACACTGAGATAGATTTG GTGAGTCTGCGGACCTCAGAGCTGAGGTGGGAGCGTGTGAGGCCTCAGGTGGACCACGTTATCTGGCCTGATGGCAAGAGAATTGTCCTGCTGGCTGAG gGCCGTTTGCTGAATCTAAGCTGCTCCACAGTGCCATCATTTGTCCTCTCCATCACTGCCACAACTCAG gcCCTGGCTCTCATAGAGCTGTACAACGCTCCTGAGGGACGATACAAACATGACGTCTACCTGCTGCCAAAGAAGATGG ATGAATATGTGGCCAGTCTTCACCTGCCCACATTTGACGCTCACCTCACAGAACTGACTGATGATCAGGCCAAGTACCTGGGCATCAGCAAAAACGGGCCCTTCAAACCCAACTACTACAG GTATTAA
- the LOC121182134 gene encoding kelch domain-containing protein 10-like, which translates to MSSAQHDGTFSQLNKFEKLSWRPSVRDSGSKKRARWLQARRIFSPSCPNLRIPNRFLREGHCVPPARSGHRCVADSANLYVFGGYNPDFEEAGGSENEDYPLFRELWRFHFATATWQQVRTEGYMPTELASMSAVLHGNNLLVFGGTGIPFGENNGNDVHVCNVQYKRWNLLNCRGKKPNKIYGQAMVIINGYLYVFGGTTGYLYSTDLHRLDLTTREWAHLKPNNAPSDLPEERYRHELAHDGQRIYILGGGTSWTSYSLDKIHAYNLETNNWEEIITKPHEKIGYPAARRCHSCVQVKDEVFICGGYNGEVILSDLWKINLQTFQWIKLPAIMPEPAYFHCAAVTPAGCMYVHGGVVNMSGNRRTGSLYKVWLVVPSLLELTWEKLLKTFPHLAQLSTLQLLSLGLTHTLIQRLK; encoded by the exons ATGTCGTCGGCCCAACATGACGGGACCTTCAGTCAGCTCAATAAGTTTGAGAAACTGTCGTGGAGGCCCTCCGTCCGAGACTCAG GCTCTAAGAAGCGGGCACGGTGGCTTCAGGCTCGACGCATCTTCTCCCCTTCCTGCCCAAACCTGCGGATCCCCAACAGGTTTCTGAGAGAAG GACACTGTGTACCCCCCGCCCGGAGTGGACACCGCTGTGTTGCAGACAGCGCCAACCTGTATGTGTTTGGAGGCTACAACCCAGATTTTGAGGAAGCAGGCGGGTCAGAGAATGAAGACTACCCTCTTTTCAGGGAGCTTTGGCGGTTTCATTTTGCCACAGCCACATGGCAACAAGTCCGCACAGAGGGTTACATGCCCACAGAGCTGGCCTCTATGTCAG CTGTTTTACATGGCAACAACCTACTTGTGTTTGGTGGCACTGGGATTCCATTTGGTGAAAACAATGGCAACGATGTCCACGTTTGCAATGTTCAGTACAAACGATGGAACCTGCTCAACTGCAGAGGGAAGAAGCCCAACAAGATATACGGGCAG GCAATGGTCATCATCAATGGCTACCTCTATGTGTTTGGAGGGACGACGGGCTACCTTTACAGCACTGACCTGCACAGGCTGGACCTGACCACCAGAGAATGGGCCCACCTCAAACCCAACAACGCACCCTCAGATCTACCTGAGGAGAG GTACAGACATGAGCTAGCTCATGATGGACAGAGAATATATATTTTAGGAGGTGGAACTTCCTGGACATCATATTCCCTGGACAAG ATTCACGCATATAACCTAGAGACAAATAACTGGGAGGAAATAATCACCAAACCCCATGAAAAAATAG GATATCCCGCTGCCCGCCGctgtcacagctgtgtgcaggTCAAAGATG aggTGTTTATATGTGGGGGTTATAATGGTGAGGTGATCCTGTCGGACCTGTGGAAGATCAACCTGCAGACTTTTCAGTGGATCAAGCTGCCTGCCATCATGCCAGAACCAGCCTACTTTCACTGTGCTGCAGTCACTCCA GCTGGCTGCATGTATGTCCACGGTGGTGTCGTCAACATGTCTGGGAACCGAAGGACTGGTTCTTTGTACAAAGTGTGGTTGGTGGTGCCCAGCCTGCTGGAACTAACCTGGGAAAAACTGCTGAAAACTTTCCCTCACCTAGCCCAGCTGTCCACCCTTCAGCTGCTCAGCCTgggactgacacacacactaattcaGCGGCTCAAATAG
- the LOC121182091 gene encoding ubiquitin-conjugating enzyme E2 H-like has translation MSSPSPGKRRMDTDVVKLIESKHEVTILSGLNEFVVKFHGPPGTPYEGGVWKVRVDLPDKYPFKSPSIGFMNKIFHPNIDEASGTVCLDVINQTWTALYDLTNIFESFLPQLLAYPNPIDPLNGDAAAMYLHRPEDYKHKIKEYIQKYATEEALKEQEEGGGDSSSESSMSDFSEDEAQDMEL, from the exons ATGTCGTCTCCAAGTCCGGGCAAGAGGCGAATGGATACCGACGTGGTGAAACT CATTGAGAGCAAGCACGAGGTCACCATCCTCAGTGGACTCAACGAGTTTGTGGTCAAGTTCCATGGACCACCTGGAA CTCCGTACGAAGGGGGTGTGTGGAAGGTTCGGGTGGACCTTCCAGATAAATACCCTTTCAAATCGCCATCAATAG GATTCATGAATAAAATCTTTCATCCCAACATCGATGAAGC GTCAGGCACTGTGTGTTTAGATGTCATTAACCAGACCTGGACAGCGCTCTATG ACCTCACCAACATCTTTGAGTCGTTCCTCCCTCAGCTGCTCGCCTACCCCAACCCCATCGATCCTCTGAACGGGGACGCAGCTGCCATGTACCTGCACCGACCAGAGGATTATAAACACAAGATCAAAG AGTACATCCAGAAGTATGCCACAGAGGAGGCTCtaaaggagcaggaggaaggagggggcgACTCTTCCTCGGAGAGCTCCATGTCAGACTTTTCCGAGGACGAGGCTCAGGACATGGAGTTGTAG